In the genome of Microbacterium endophyticum, one region contains:
- the pgi gene encoding glucose-6-phosphate isomerase codes for MSAPIDPTATSAWSELTAHKDGFAPDLREWFESDPQRVERFSFGLADLHVDLSKNLVTDEILASLVSLAEQTGVAERYAAMLAGEHINTTEDRAVLHTALRRPAGATPALVVDGQNIDDDVQEVLGRIDAFAEGVRSGEWRGVTGKKVTHVVNIGIGGSDLGPVMIYEALKPYADAGIEARFVSNIDPTDMAQKTADLDPETTLFIVASKTFTTLETLTNARLARDWLWAELSKRGAINDDEASRTNAVAHHFIAVSTALDKVEAFGIDPKNAFGFWDWVGGRYSVDSAIGTSLAIALGPDVFRELLAGFHAVDEHVRTQPLAENVPVLMGLLNVWYSTFLGAQSHAVLPYAQQLHRFAAYLQQLTMESNGKSVRWDGTPVTTDTGEVFWGEPGTNGQHAFYQLIHQGTRLIPADFIAFANPAYPLADGGRDVHALFLANFLAQTKALAFGKTAEEVEAEGTTGALVAARTFAGNRPTTSIFAPALTPNVLGQLIALYEHITFTQGVIWGINSFDQWGVELGKQLAQQIAPAIEGDAEATATQDASTRALLAYYHSHRAS; via the coding sequence GTGAGCGCACCTATCGACCCCACCGCAACGTCCGCTTGGTCTGAACTGACCGCACACAAGGATGGCTTCGCGCCAGACCTGCGGGAGTGGTTCGAGTCCGACCCACAGCGCGTCGAGCGTTTCAGCTTCGGACTCGCCGATCTGCACGTCGACCTGTCGAAGAACCTCGTCACCGACGAGATCCTTGCCTCACTCGTGAGCCTCGCCGAGCAGACCGGTGTCGCCGAGCGCTATGCGGCCATGCTCGCGGGCGAGCACATCAACACGACCGAAGACCGCGCGGTGCTCCACACGGCTCTTCGCCGCCCGGCCGGCGCGACACCCGCGCTCGTCGTCGACGGCCAGAACATCGACGACGACGTGCAAGAAGTACTTGGCCGTATCGACGCTTTCGCCGAGGGTGTCCGCTCGGGTGAGTGGAGGGGTGTGACGGGCAAGAAGGTCACTCATGTCGTGAACATCGGCATCGGCGGCTCCGATCTTGGCCCCGTCATGATTTACGAGGCGCTGAAGCCTTACGCTGACGCCGGCATCGAGGCGCGGTTCGTCTCGAACATCGACCCGACCGACATGGCGCAGAAAACCGCCGACCTCGACCCCGAGACGACGCTGTTCATCGTGGCATCCAAGACGTTCACAACGCTTGAGACGCTCACCAATGCGCGCCTCGCGCGTGACTGGCTCTGGGCCGAGCTCAGCAAGCGCGGCGCGATCAACGACGACGAGGCATCCCGCACGAACGCTGTCGCTCACCACTTCATCGCGGTTTCGACGGCTCTCGACAAAGTCGAAGCGTTCGGTATCGACCCGAAGAATGCGTTCGGTTTTTGGGACTGGGTGGGCGGGCGTTACTCCGTCGACTCCGCGATCGGCACATCTCTTGCGATCGCACTCGGCCCCGATGTCTTCCGTGAGTTACTCGCCGGCTTCCACGCCGTTGACGAGCACGTGCGCACTCAGCCGCTCGCCGAGAACGTGCCGGTGCTGATGGGCCTTCTCAACGTCTGGTACTCGACGTTCCTCGGCGCGCAATCGCACGCTGTGCTCCCCTACGCGCAGCAACTGCATCGCTTTGCCGCGTACTTGCAGCAGCTCACGATGGAGTCGAACGGCAAGTCGGTTCGCTGGGATGGCACACCCGTCACCACCGACACCGGCGAGGTTTTCTGGGGCGAGCCCGGCACCAACGGGCAGCACGCGTTCTACCAGCTCATTCACCAGGGCACACGCCTGATCCCCGCCGACTTCATCGCGTTCGCCAACCCCGCCTACCCGCTCGCTGACGGTGGCCGCGACGTGCACGCGCTCTTCCTCGCGAACTTCCTCGCGCAAACCAAGGCCCTCGCGTTTGGTAAGACCGCGGAAGAGGTCGAGGCCGAAGGAACAACCGGCGCACTTGTTGCCGCACGCACCTTCGCGGGCAACCGGCCGACAACGTCGATCTTTGCTCCCGCGCTCACGCCAAACGTGCTCGGCCAGCTGATCGCGCTCTACGAGCACATCACCTTCACTCAGGGCGTCATCTGGG